From a region of the Panicum virgatum strain AP13 chromosome 2K, P.virgatum_v5, whole genome shotgun sequence genome:
- the LOC120686508 gene encoding F-box/kelch-repeat protein At5g42360-like produces the protein MRGALQRSGSNSLASLLRADPAADDAVVADPRKRGERDGRRRGSGSTRGRRRRRSCLRLPLGAAGACRVCDCDEMDSAAPAAAPRRRGPAGNDAEGEEDEDRALQCFSWKKGAAAAASAVPYPHRPSGAGADAAALVVKEAAFLAVLPDDVMEMVLGRLPLVSLLAARCVCRRWRDLTVAPQFLRMRREEQGGPDPRRAPWLFLFGVDGDVGWGAAPAPAVHALDVAAHRWRRVGAGGLKGRFLFSVAGVGDDLYVVGGRSGGSDAGGKVKTHKGVLVFSPLTGSWRKAAPMRTARSRPVLGVFEMSATCSILHARAENHARWGRSKFGGASAVYEDPHRLSLRRLRLKDMLNEDADSTELAWSRDASAGPEGDAGQPRFAIVAVGGRGHWDEPLVSGEIYDPLIDKWVEIAGFPADVGLACSGAVCGRMFYVYCESDTLVGYHLDMGSWVVVQTSRPLPRLRDYAPTLACCASRLFMLCVSWCDDRRGPVDRREKVVRKLFELDLASLQWAEAAAHPDAPMDPNAAYAVGRDRIYAVEMFRIFGKVLDFVTACRVSDTEQKWSRIGRENAATEADAMSCRLKSMAVLHL, from the coding sequence ATGCGGGGGGCTCTCCAGAGATCTGGCAGCAACAGCCTGGCCTCCCTGCTCCGCGCCGACCCCGCCGCGGACGATGCGGTGGTCGCCGACCCCCGGAAGCGTGGCGAGcgcgatggccgccgccgcgggagcgggagcaccagggggaggaggaggagaaggagctgCCTCAGGCTGCCCCTCGGCGCAGCCGGCGCGTGCCGCGTCTGCGACTGCGACGAGATGGACTCCGCTgcgcccgcggcggccccgcgccggcgcggccccgCGGGAAACGATGCCGAAGGCGAGGAAGACGAGGACCGCGCGCTGCAGTGCTTCTCGTGGAagaagggcgccgccgccgctgccagtgCCGTGCCGTACCCGCACCGGCCGTCGGGAGCTGGCGCCGATGCGGCGGCTCTGGTCGTGAAGGAGGCGGCGTTCCTGGCGGTGCTCCCGGACGACGTGATGGAGATGGTGCTGGGCCGGCTGCCGCTGGTCTCGCTCCTGGCCGCGCGGTGCGTGTGCAGGCGCTGGAGGGACCTCACCGTCGCCCCGCAGTTCCTGCGGATGCGCCGCGAGGAGCAGGGGGGCCCGGACCCTCGCCGGGCGCCGTGGCTGTTCCTATTCGGGGTCGACGGCGACGTCGGGTGGGGCGCCGCGCCTGCCCCGGCCGTGCACGCGCTCGACGTGGCCGCGCACCGGTGGCGCCGCGTCGGGGCGGGCGGGCTCAAGGGGAGGTTTCTGTTctccgtcgccggcgtcggggACGACCTCTACGTCGTCGGCGGCCGGTCCGGTGGCTCGGACGCCGGAGGCAAGGTGAAGACCCACAAGGGGGTCCTGGTGTTCAGCCCTCTCACCGGCTCGTGGCGGAAGGCGGCGCCCATGCGGACCGCGCGGTCGCGGCCGGTGCTGGGGGTGTTCGAGATGTCCGCCACCTGCAGCATTCTCCACGCTCGCGCCGAGAACCATGCCCGGTGGGGCAGGTCCAAGTTTGGAGGCGCATCCGCCGTGTACGAGGACCCGCACCGGCTCTCCCTGAGGCGCCTCCGGCTCAAGGACATGCTGAACGAGGACGCCGACTCCACGGAGCTCGCTTGGTCTCGCGACGCATCCGCCGGACCGGAGGGCGACGCAGGCCAGCCGAGGTTCGCCATCGTCGCCGTCGGCGGGCGCGGGCACTGGGACGAGCCGCTGGTGTCCGGGGAGATATACGATCCCCTGATCGACAAGTGGGTCGAGATCGCCGGGTTCCCCGCCGACGTCGGGCTGGCGTGCTCCGGCGCCGTCTGCGGCCGGATGTTCTACGTGTACTGCGAGTCCGACACGCTCGTCGGCTACCATCTGGACATGGGCTCCTGGGTCGTCGTCCAGACGTCCCGCCCGCTGCCGCGGCTCCGCGACTACGCCCCGACGCTAGCGTGCTGCGCGTCGCGGCTCTTCATGCTCTGCGTGTCGTGGTGCGACGACCGCCGCGGGCCGGTGGACCGGCGGGAGAAAGTGGTGCGGAAGCTGTTCGAGCTCGACCTGGCCTCGCTGCAGTgggccgaggcggcggcacaCCCGGACGCGCCCATGGACCCCAATGCGGCGTACGCCGTCGGCCGGGACAGGATCTACGCCGTGGAGATGTTCAGGATCTTCGGCAAGGTCCTGGATTTCGTGACGGCCTGCCGGGTTTCGGACACGGAGCAGAAGTGGAGCCGGATCGGCCGGGAAAACGCGGCGACGGAGGCCGACGCCATGTCCTGCAGGCTGAAATCCATGGCCGTGCTGCACCTGTAA